One Scomber japonicus isolate fScoJap1 chromosome 1, fScoJap1.pri, whole genome shotgun sequence DNA window includes the following coding sequences:
- the LOC128382712 gene encoding haptoglobin-like, translated as MWFSVAVIFAAWACFADVAHIEASSLRSKRLVGGTLAPRVPWQAMVYLSDSILEGGFAGGALISDRWVLTAGRNLFVRKTRQDTRGKTPLIPKVYLGILGREEAGPTTEFEVEKVVLHPGFQNKTDWDNDLALIQLKKPVVMSDKVTPIPLAERGQDVSGPVVIAGWGWGIHLTPASSLKHLVLSLATNSRCRSEYGTELRENSLTPFVDDNMFCTSEGAFNHNVCFGDAGGALIAKDSRSGEVYAAGILSYDKACQTRNYGVYMKISSYLPWIHSVTRGDTDKSSALRTEAMDRMLRWQL; from the exons ATGTG gtTTTCTGTGGCTGTAATCTTTGCAGCATGGGCCTGCTTTGCAGATGTGGCACACATTGAAG CCTCAAGCCTCCGTTCCAAGCGATTGGTTGGGGGGACCCTGGCACCTCGTGTGCCCTGGCAGGCTATGGTCTACCTGTCTGACAGCATACTAGAAGGAGGCTTCGCAGGCGGTGCTCTCATCTCCGACCGCTGGGTTTTGACGGCTGGCAGGAACCTGTTTGTCAGAAAGACACGACAGGATACTCGGGGAAAAACTCCCCTCATTCCTAAGGTGTACCTGGGGATCTTAGGTCGAGAAGAAGCTGGTCCCACCACAGAATTTGAAGTAGAGAAG GTTGTTCTCCACCCAGGTTTCCAGAACAAAACTGACTGGGACAATGACTTGGCTCTGATCCAGCTGAAGAAGCCTGTGGTTATGAGTGACAAAGTGACCCCCATCCCGCTGGCAGAGAGAGGCCAGGACGTGAGCGGGCCGGTGGTCATCGCTGGGTGGGGCTGGGGGATCCACCTCACCCCTGCTTCGTCACTCAAACACCTAGTGCTCTCCCTGGCCACAAACTCTCGCTGTAGATCAGAATATGGCACAGAGCTTAGAGAAAACTCGCTGACACCATTTGTGGATGACAACATGTTCTGCACCAGTGAAGGTGCCTTCAATCacaatgtttgttttggtgATGCAGGCGGTGCTCTGATTGCCAAAGATTCTAGAAGTGGAGAAGTGTACGCTGCAGGGATCCTGTCTTATGATAAGGCCTGCCAGACTCGCAATTACGGAGTCTATATGAAGATATCTTCATATCTGCCCTGGATTCACAGCGTCACCAGGGGAGATACAGATAAATCGTCTGCTCTGCGTACTGAAGCTATGGATAGGATGCTCAGATGGCAGCTGTAG